In the Corvus cornix cornix isolate S_Up_H32 chromosome 20, ASM73873v5, whole genome shotgun sequence genome, one interval contains:
- the DIDO1 gene encoding death-inducer obliterator 1 isoform X2, producing MLNDSDPVLPSSVSALQGETIQTSDAVSAFQSGDSVACTMEQAGNTVPLESEPNTDNMENSSPASVLDDKGEQSNEEEQKSVKPTSKEFRKTWGFRRTTIAKREGAGDADVDSGEQQPQQQQQGINLRRSGRQPKRTERVEEFLTTVRRRGRRSVPTTLEDSSEAASGPATDAETASEDSVESTPDTKPVTRRICTRSCKEQKSPKSRPAKEEEEEEEEEEEEEEDATSDSDSDGLTLKELQNRLRKKRVEQKPPQLVLKDVQNHLRKRNSEQDPAKTGDVTPEKHDESELPVKQEPETADSTEVASQVVVSEEDTEDLEAQKEEKPALGAKGASDEEPEEQPKSKPESEIYDPNALYCICRQPHNNRFMICCDRCEEWFHGDCVGISEARGRLLERNGEDYICPNCTILQGQDEPVSELDQQEAKVEQGNVDGTEFTSIGTIEQKSVEDQGIKGRIEKAANPSGKKKLKIFQPIIEAPGASKCIGPGCFNVAQPDSVYCSNDCILKHAAATMKILSSGKDAKPKPKEKIKPKSEKPGMPKPQQQPGIKPVSNQKRQFPEKREVNVKKTVVSTAKTEANTQAPAREPVAEPVTPSWASDHNYNAVKPEKTAAISPALLFKSQREEKRNEDRAESASAPKKTVVSIMEKQSSSLTKNLPSKKSPSYSNTSLTKPPLKPAGSFKGVIPKKPWPSSGSVPSKQSPLSHGSSVAKKAALSSSLSGGLKKPSLSSMSAAAGSSQAKASVSSAQSQPNSQIRQNIRRSLKEILWKRVNDSDDLVMTESEVGKVALNIEKEMFNLFQVTDNRYKSKYRSIMFNLKDPKNQGLFHRVLREEISLSKLVRMKPEELLSKELSVWKEKPAKAMESRSKSHEIKKTAVKREHVPAVNMEDSPPVSDSDEQQESTRTAPNLNSAPSLDVFSSMLKDTTSQHRAHLFDLNCKICTGQISASEDEIPAKKVKSGASAKKVESKPKPEVQAKSESPAAAPAAEPDKEPVADDAMEIDVEPAAETVPQPTTERTYVPTSQSQNSTDSAVPEEVSAFPASCAGPVVTTVTVSGRDPRTAMSSSSGIVTPAPRPGPAAEKVSTGETKQETSKPVMTVPKSILTKPSSSPDPRYLAVHQSPNINVAEPRSPQDSDTSLFLSRLNTIWKGFINMQSVAKFVTKAYPVSGCFDYLSEDLPDTIHIGGRISPKTVWDYVGKLKSSLSKELCLIRFHPATEEEEVAYISLYSYFSSRGRFGVVANNNRHVKDLYLIPLSSKDPIPSKLLPFEGPGLESSRPNLILGLVICQKGKRPATETEKTEEKRSRIQAHEEGEPSLFSKGPPASQEKKTPKYTLYSGDSTMSTTPPGSPPPPPPPLPVPDTSAVTPSVLKILSSIKSGPTTTVTPPISTAAPASSTATHSSSSKTATPLEHILQTLFGKKKTFEPLAKDSGTVQSSSQESQAAADSGVSAVPLLDPIVQQFGQMSKDKAIEEEEDDRPYDPEEEYGPEKAFEMQTGESDKRYSVEKPSTTAELEDEAYDPEDETILEEAKVTVDDLPNKMYTDTKSSSSETSASFVSDLSASSSLVEQQKMLEELNKQIEEQKRQLEEQEEALRQQRAAVGVSMAHFSVSDALMSPPPAKASLIKTELFHQGQQATQKVDLPSSLNQQAQVLNQGCDPRQNRDPRQARRMATENDNADSRIKPQVVQNEISTREVAPESFPNALQTSLGKEDNALTSTTQPGFTADNWVSSEQTSTVPQKETSNSKFEHSIQVTLENLSQTASGDPSASKPTRKVLLPTPPSTSFQPNFSTSNDSPSLQDMHQVSWSNESKEAMGRDSFSNTMFPPQEKAAGHFEPEMGLSSVQYDEQRNPHQFVEQTESIPVQSEGGPPPQHFEENRAFSMSGQKGGPPMMLNAPGGPHGPNFRGPAPQFSEEHGFPNNDGQRGPQSGRFGGQKGPIPSLFSAQHGPPLFGDNRGPPPSYHGGPRGMSPSHFEDHRDPHMEQMEFSDSQYDEMMGPPGQFEGPDSPQFMGNRGPSPFPFGGQRRPPPGQFKGQRGGPQFGGPRGPAPGHFGGPRGPHPNQFEGQRGTAPNHMPGPRGLLPQPYEERRGSPPPRFSNQRGPAPHQFGGPRGGTPPMFPEEDEPPRFHYQGQSPQGMKPPPRPLLDLPSHPPTHRKEMWEEGGPSASLSNMSGQGPESEGQWPTTDFREGKNPDYRGQTFEGRQRERYEGGNKDKGLDQSEPQQADNRQGRGFEERRRDREHGRPWERDRSRNWSRDRDWERHRDKEWDKNRDRSQNKDRDKDSERGKDWERSRDRDRTRNRERDSYRRRDRERSRSRDRDRDREKDRDRDRSREKERDRDRDRDRDRERGKDRKDRSKSKEIGKETKPETPKETQKPVETEASSSSNQS from the exons TCCAGATACAAAACCTGTCACTCGGAGGATTTGCACCAGGAGTTGTAAGGAGCAGAAAAGCCCTAAAAGCAGACCCgcaaaggaggaagaggaagaagaggaggaggaggaggaggaagaggaggatgcTACTTCTGATAGTGACAGTGATGGGTTAACGCTAAAGGAACTGCAGAATCGGCTAAGAAAGAAACGTGTTGAGCAGAAACCTCCTCAGCTGGTGTTGAAGGATGTGCAGAACCACCTGAGGAAAAGGAATTCAGAACAAGATCCTGCTAAGACAGGTGATGTCACACCTGAAAAACACGATGAGTCTGAGCTGCCTGTCAAACAGGAGCCTGAGACTGCAGACAGCACTGAGGTTGCGAGTCAGGTGGTTGTGTCTGAGGAGGACACTGAAGATCTTGAGGctcagaaggaggaaaagcctGCCCTTGGTGCAAAGGGGGCCTCAGATGAGGAACCTGAAGAACAGCCCAAAAGCAAACCTGAGTCCGAGATCTACGACCCAAATGCCCTGTACTGTATTTGTCGTCAGCCTCATAACAACAG gtttatgATTTGTTGTGATAGATGTGAGGAATGGTTTCATGGTGACTGCGTGGGTATTTCTGAGGCTCGAGGGCGATTGTTGGAGAGGAATGGTGAGGACTATATCTGTCCAAACTGCACCATTctccagggacaggatgagCCTGTTTCAGAACTAGACCAGCAGGAAGCTAAAGTGGAGCAAGGAAATGTGGATGGCACAGAATTCACAAGCATAGGAACAATTGAACAAAAATCAGTTGAGGACCAAGGAATCAAGGGTAGGATTGAAAAAGCTGCAAATCCAAGCGGGAAGAAAAAACTAAAGATATTTCAACCC ATAATTGAAGCTCCTGGTGCTTCCAAGTGCATTGGCCCTGGCTGTTTCAATGTGGCCCAGCCTGACTCCGTGTACTGCAGCAACGACTGCATCCTGAAACACGCTGCAGCCACCATGAAGATCTTGAGTTCTGGCAAAGatgcaaaaccaaaacctaaAGAGAAGATCAAACCAAAATCTGAAAAGCCTGGCATGCCAAAACCTCAGCAGCAG CCGGGCATCAAACCAGTTTCAAACCAGAAGAGACAGTTCCCCGAGAAAAGAGAGGTGAATGTGAAGAAGACTGTTGTGAGCACAGCCAAGACTGAGGCAAACACCCAAGCTCCTGCTCGAGAGCCAGTGGCAGAACCTGTCACGCCGTCCTGGGCCAGCGATCATAATTACAATGCTGTAAAGCCTGAAAAGACTGCTGCCATTTCACCTGCACTGTTGTTCAAAT CtcaaagggaagagaaaaggaacgAAGATCGAGCAGAGTCTGCATCGGCACCGAAGAAGACTGTGGTATCTATCATGGAGAAACAGTCCTCTTCTCTCACCAAAAATCTGCCTTCAAAGAAGTCCCCATCCTACTCCAACACGTCACTAACTAAACCACCACTGAAACCTGCTGGAAGTTTCAAAGGTGTCATTCCCAAGAAACCTTGGCCTTCATCAGGCAGTGTTCCTTCCAAACAGTCACCTCTCTCTCATGGCTCATCAGTTGCCAAGAAAGCAGCTCTGTCTTCCAGTTTGAGTGGAGGACTCAAAAAGCCTTCACTGTCTTCCAtgtcagctgcagctggaagtaGTCAAGCAAAAGCATCAGTCAGTTCTGCCCAGTCACAGCCCAACTCTCAGATTCGACAAAACATTCGACGATCCCTGAAAGAAATTTTATGGAAGAG AGTCAATGACAGCGATGACCTGGTCATGACAGAGAGTGAAGTAGGGAAAGTGGCACTCAACATCGAGaaggaaatgtttaatttgttCCAAGTGACGGACAACAGATACAAGAGCAAATACCGTAGCATCATGTTCAATCTCAAGGACCCCAAAAATCAG ggACTTTTCCATCGTGTCCTTCGTGAGGAAATCTCCCTGTCAAAACTAGTGAGAATGAAGCCAGAAGAACTTTTATCTAAAGAGCTGTCTGTGTGGAAAGAGAAACCAGCTAAGGCA aTGGAGTCAAGAAGCAAATCTCACGAAATCAAGAAAACGGCTGTAAAACGGGAACATGTGCCTGCTGTCAATATGGAGGATTCGCCACCAGTGTCTGACTCTGAT GAACAGCAGGAGTCAACCCGAACTGCACCCAATTTGAACAGTGCTCCTTCTCTAGACGTTTTCAGCAGCATGTTGAAGGATACAACAAGTCAGCATCGAGCCCATCTTTTTGACCTGAACTGCAAAATCTGTACag GTCAGATTTCAGCGTCAGAAGATGAGATACCAGCTAAGAAGGTGAAGTCAGGGGCTTCTGCTAAGAAGGTGGAGTCAAAACCAAAGCCAGAAGTCCAGGCCAAGTCTGAaagtcctgcagcagccccggcAGCAGAGCCTGACAAAGAGCCCGTTGCTGACGATGCAATGGAAATTGATGTTgaaccagcagcagaaacagttCCACAGCCAACCACAGAAAGAACATATGTTCCTACAAGCCAGAGCCAGAACAGCACAGACTCTGCAGTACCTGAAGAggtctctgctttccctgcctcctgtgcTGGCCCCGTTGTCACAACCGTAACGGTTTCTGGCAGAGACCCCAGGACAGCCatgagcagctcctctgggatCGTGACCCCGGCCCCGCGTCCTGGGCCCGCAGCTGAAAAAGTCTCAACGGGGGAAACCAAACAGGAAACTTCCAAACCAGTTATGACTGTCCCCAAATCAATCCTAACCAAACCGTCTTCCTCACCAGATCCCAGATACCTGGCGGTTCATCAGTCGCCCAACATCAA TGTTGCAGAGCCTCGCTCACCTCAGGACAGTGAcacttccctctttctctctcgTCTCAACACCATTTGGAAAGGATTTATTAACATGCAAAGTGTGGCCAAATTTGTCACTAAAGCGTATCCAGTCTCCGGGTGCTTTGATTATCTTAgtgag GATTTACCTGACACAATTCATATTGGTGGGAGGATCTCACCGAAGACAGTCTGGGATTATGTTGGCAAACTCAAATCTTCACTTTCTAAG GAATTGTGTTTGATTCGTTTCCATCCTGcaacagaagaagaagaagttGCCTATATCTCTCTCTACTCCTATTTTAGCAGTCGTGGTCGTTTTGGTGTTGTAGCTAATAACAACAGACATGTCAAGGATCTCTACCTGATCCCCCTGAGTTCTAAGGACCCAATTCCTTCCAAACTCTTGCCCTTTGAGGGACCAG GTCTTGAGTCATCTCGGCCAAATTTAATCCTTGGATTGGTCATCTGTCAGAAAGGGAAACGTCCGGCCACTGAGACAGAAAAGACAGAGGAGAAGCGAAGCAGAATTCAAGCACATGAGGAAGGTGAACCATCACTGTTCTCTAAAGGGCCTCCAGCTTcacaagagaagaaaaccccaaaatacacACTTTATTCAGGAGACTCCACCATGAGTACAACACCTCCTGGatctcctcctccacctccaccCCCACTTCCCGTTCCAGACACCTCAGCAGTGACACcttcagtattaaaaatactgtcGTCCATTAAAAGTGGCCCCACAACTACTGTGACCCCACCGATTTCAACGGCCGCTCCTGCAAGCAGCACTGCCACACACTCATCATCCTCAAAAACTGCCACGCCTCTTGAGCACATCCTGCAGACCctctttgggaaaaagaaaacttttgagCCTCTTGCCAAGGATTCTGGAACTGTTCAGTCTTCCAGTCAGGAAAGTCAAGCTGCAGCAGATAGCGGGGTGTCAGCGGTTCCTCTGTTAGATCCCATTGTGCAGCAGTTTGGGCAGATGTCCAAGGACAAAGCCatagaagaggaggaggatgacaGACCTTATGATCCTGAGGAAGAATATGGTCCAGAGAAAGCCTTTGAAATGCAGACTGGTGAAAGTGACAAACGATACAGTGTGGAAAAGCCATCTACTACAGCAGAACTAGAGGATGAGGCCTATGATCCAGAGGATGAAACTATCTTGGAAGAAGCAAAAGTTACTGTTGATGATTTACCCAACAAAATGTATACAGACACTAAAAGCAGTTCTTCAGAAACATCTGCTTCATTTGTTTCTGATTTATCTGCATCCTCCTCCTTGGTAGAACAGCAAAAAATGTTGGaagaattaaacaaacaaatagaaGAACAGAAAAGGCAGCTAGAGGAACAAGAAGAAGCCCTCAGACAACAAAGAGCAGCTGTTGGTGTTTCAATGGCTCACTTTTCAGTGTCTGATGCTTTAATGTCACCTCCACCAGCAAAAGCTTCCCTAATAAAGACCGAATTATTCCATCAGGGCCAGCAAGCTACACAAAAAGTAGATTTACCTTCATCTTTAAATCAGCAAGCACAAGTTTTAAACCAGGGCTGTGACCCAAGGCAGAACAGAGATCCTCGACAAGCTCGAAGAATGGCAACAGAGAATGACAATGCTGATTCTCGAATAAAGCCACAGGTAGTACAGAACGAGATATCCACAAGAGAAGTTGCTCCAGAAAGTTTTCCAAATGCTTTGCAGACTTCACTTGGTAAGGAAGATAATGCTTTAACTTCCACTACTCAGCCTGGTTTTACTGCTGATAATTGGGTTTCAAGTGAACAGACATCTACAGTGCCCCAGAAAGAGACATCTAACAGCAAATTTGAACACAGCATTCAAGTTACTTTGGAAAACTTGAGTCAAACAGCTTCTGGAGATCCTTCTGCTTCCAAACCTACACGTAAAGTGCTGCTTCCAACACCTCCAAGTACATCTTTTCAGCCTAATTTCTCCACATCAAATGACAGCCCGTCTTTGCAAGATATGCATCAAGTGTCATGGTCAAATGAGTCAAAGGAAGCAATGGGAAGGGATTCCTTTTCAAATACAATGTTTCCTCCACAAGAAAAGGCAGCTGGACACTTTGAACCAGAGATGGGTCTTTCATCAGTGCAATATGATGAACAAAGAAATCCTCATCAATTTGTAGAACAAACTGAATCCATACCAGTTCAGAGTGAGGGTGGACCTCCTCCACAGCACTTTGAGGAAAATAGAGCATTTTCTATGTCTGGGCAGAAAGGGGGGCCTCCAATGATGCTCAATGCACCTGGAGGACCTCATGGACCTAATTTTAGAGGGCCAGCACCACAGTTCTCTGAAGAGCATGGTTTTCCAAATAATGATGGGCAAAGAGGACCTCAGTCTGGAAGGTTTGGAGGTCAAAAGGGTCCCATTCCTTCCttattttctgcacagcatGGACCACCTCTTTTTGGTGATAATAGGGGCCCTCCCCCTTCTTATCATGGTGGTCCAAGAGGAATGTCACCATCTCATTTTGAAGATCATAGGGACCCTCACATGGAACAAATGGAATTCTCAGATTCCCAATATGATGAAATGATGGGGCCTCCAGGACAGTTTGAAGGACCAGATTCCCCTCAGTTTATGGGAAACAGAGGAccttcaccttttccttttggagGTCAAAGACGACCTCCACCAGGTCAGTTTAAAGGACAGAGAGGAGGCCCTCAGTTTGGAGGGCCAAGAGGTCCAGCCCCAGGTCATTTTGGGGGACCAAGAGGGCCTCACCCAAATCAATTTGAAGGGCAGAGAGGTACAGCTCCAAATCATATGCCTGGTCCAAGGGGACTTTTGCCACAGCCATATGAAGAACGGAGAGGGAGCCCACCACCCAGATTTTCCAACCAGAGAGGTCCAGCACCACATCAGTTTGGAGGACCAAGAGGAGGGACACCTCCAATGTTTCCAGAAGAAGATGAACCTCCTAGATTTCATTACCAGGGTCAGTCACCACAAGGTATGAAACCACCCCCAAGACCACTCCTGGACCTCCCAAGCCATCCACCAACTCACAGAAAAGAGATGTGGGAGGAAGGTGGACCATCTGCATCTCTTTCCAATATGTCTGGGCAAGGACCTGAGTCGGAAGGACAGTGGCCCACAACTGACTTCCGAGAAGGCAAAAATCCTGACTATAGAGGCCAGACATTTGaagggagacagagagagagatatGAGGGAGGAAATAAAGACAAGGGTTTAGATCAGTCAGAGCCTCAACAAGCAGATAACCGCCAAGGTAGAGGCTTTGAGGAAAGACGAAGGGATAGAGAACACGGCAGACCTTGGGAAAGAGACCGTAGCAGAAACTGGAGCAGAGACAGGGACtgggagagacacagagacaagGAATGGGATAAAAATAGAGATAGGAGCCAAAACAAAGACAGAGACAAGGATTCAGAGCGCGGTAAGGACTGGGAAAGAAGCAGAGACCGAGATAGGACaagaaacagagagagggaCTCTTACAGAAGACGTGATAGAGAGCGATCGAGAAGCAGAGACAGGGATCGTGACAGAGAGAAAGACAGGGACCGGGATCGAAGCcgggaaaaggaaagggatcGAGACAGAGATCGAGATCGCgacagggaaagagggaaagatcGCAAAGATAGGAGTAAGAGTAAGGAAATTGGTAAAGAGACGAAGCCAGAAACACCGAAGGAAACTCAGAAACCGGTGGAAACTGAAGCTTCATCTTCCAGCAATCAGTCATAG